From one Acinonyx jubatus isolate Ajub_Pintada_27869175 chromosome B1, VMU_Ajub_asm_v1.0, whole genome shotgun sequence genomic stretch:
- the IL2 gene encoding interleukin-2, translated as MYKIQLLSCIALTLILVTNSAPASSSTKETQQQLEQLLLDLRLLLNGVNNPENPKLSRMLTFKFYVPKKATELTHLQCLVEELTPLEEVLYLAQSKNFHLNHIKELMSNINVTVLKLKGSETRFTCKYDDETATIVEFLNKWITFCQSIFSTLT; from the exons ATGTACAAAATTCAACTCTTGTCTTGCATTGCACTGACTCTTATACTTGTCACAAACAGTGCACCTGCTTCAAGCTCTACAAAGGAAACACAGCAACAGCTGGAGCAATTACTGCTGGATTTACGGTTGCTTTTGAATGGAGTTAAT AATCCTGAGAACCCCAAACTCTCCAGGATGCTCACATTTAAATTTTACGTGCCCAAGAAG gCCACAGAATTGACACATCTTCAGTGTCTAGTAGAAGAACTCACACCTCTGGAGGAAGTGCTATATTTAGCTCAAAGCAAAAACTTTCACTTGAATCACATCAAGGAATTAATGAGCAATATCAATGTAACAGTTCTGAAACTAAAG GGATCTGAAACAAGATTCACATGTAAATATGATGATGAGACAGCAACCATTGTAGAATTTCTGAACAAATGGATTACCTTTTGTCAAAGCATCTTCTCAACGCTGACTTGA